One stretch of Cedecea neteri DNA includes these proteins:
- the metG gene encoding methionine--tRNA ligase, translated as MTQPAKKILVTCALPYANGSIHLGHMLEHIQADVWVRYQRMRGNEVNFICADDAHGTPIMLKAQQLGITPEQMITEMSQEHQTDFAGFNISYDNYHSTHSDENRELSELIYGRLKENGFIKNRTISQLYDPEKGMFLPDRFVKGTCPKCKAPDQYGDNCEVCGSTYSPTELIDPKSVVSGATPEMRDSEHFFFDLPSFSEMLQAWTRSGALQEQVANKMQEWFESGLQQWDISRDAPYFGFEIPNAPGKYFYVWLDAPIGYMGSFKNLCDKRGDTTSFDEYWKKDSSTDLYHFIGKDIVYFHSLFWPAMMEGSNFRKPTNLFVHGYVTVNGAKMSKSRGTFIKASTWLNHFDADSLRYYYTAKLSSRIDDIDLNLEDFVQRVNSDIVNKVVNLASRNAGFIAKRFDGMLAAEIADAELYKTFTDAAESIGEAWNSREFGRAVREIMALADIANRYVDEQAPWVVAKQEGRDADLQAICSMGINLFRVLMTYLKPVLPSLTERAEAFLNAELSWDSIATPLLNHKVSSFKALYNRIETKQVEALVEASKEEVKALNSTPVTGPLADDPIQETITFDDFAKVDMRIALIEKAEFVEGSDKLLRLTLDLGGEKRNVFSGIRTAYPDPSKLEGRLTVMVANLAPRKMRFGVSEGMVMAAGPGGKDIFLLSPDSGAQPGMAVK; from the coding sequence ATGACTCAACCCGCGAAAAAAATATTGGTAACGTGCGCCCTGCCGTACGCAAACGGCTCAATCCACCTCGGTCACATGCTGGAGCATATTCAGGCTGATGTCTGGGTCCGTTACCAACGAATGCGCGGCAACGAGGTTAACTTCATCTGCGCAGACGACGCCCACGGCACGCCTATCATGCTGAAAGCTCAGCAACTGGGAATTACCCCGGAGCAGATGATTACCGAAATGAGTCAGGAGCATCAGACTGATTTTGCAGGCTTTAACATCAGCTATGACAACTACCACTCCACGCACAGCGACGAGAACCGCGAGCTGTCGGAGCTGATTTATGGCCGCCTGAAAGAGAACGGTTTTATCAAGAACCGCACTATTTCTCAGCTCTACGATCCGGAAAAAGGCATGTTCCTGCCGGACCGTTTTGTCAAAGGCACCTGCCCGAAATGTAAAGCCCCGGATCAGTACGGCGATAACTGCGAAGTGTGCGGCTCAACCTACAGCCCAACCGAACTTATCGATCCGAAATCCGTGGTGTCCGGCGCGACGCCAGAAATGCGTGATTCCGAGCACTTCTTCTTCGACCTGCCGTCCTTCAGCGAAATGCTGCAGGCGTGGACCCGCAGCGGCGCGCTGCAGGAGCAGGTGGCTAACAAGATGCAGGAGTGGTTCGAGTCCGGCCTGCAGCAGTGGGATATCTCCCGCGATGCGCCTTACTTCGGCTTCGAAATCCCGAACGCACCGGGAAAATATTTCTACGTCTGGCTGGATGCGCCGATCGGCTACATGGGCTCCTTTAAGAACCTGTGCGATAAGCGCGGCGACACCACCAGCTTCGACGAATACTGGAAGAAAGATTCCAGCACCGACCTGTACCACTTCATCGGCAAAGACATCGTTTACTTCCACAGCCTGTTCTGGCCAGCCATGATGGAAGGCAGCAACTTCCGCAAGCCGACCAACCTGTTTGTGCACGGCTACGTGACGGTAAACGGCGCGAAGATGTCCAAGTCTCGCGGTACCTTCATCAAAGCCAGCACCTGGCTGAATCACTTTGATGCCGACAGCTTGCGCTACTACTACACCGCGAAACTTTCTTCCCGCATCGACGATATCGACCTTAACCTGGAAGACTTCGTGCAGCGCGTGAACAGCGACATCGTCAACAAAGTGGTGAACCTTGCCTCCCGTAACGCCGGCTTCATCGCCAAACGTTTTGACGGCATGCTGGCGGCAGAGATTGCCGATGCCGAGTTGTACAAAACCTTTACCGACGCGGCAGAAAGCATCGGTGAAGCATGGAATAGCCGTGAGTTTGGCCGTGCCGTTCGCGAGATCATGGCGCTGGCGGATATCGCTAACCGCTACGTGGACGAACAGGCTCCGTGGGTTGTGGCTAAACAGGAAGGCCGCGATGCTGACCTGCAGGCTATCTGCTCCATGGGCATCAACCTGTTCCGCGTGCTGATGACCTACCTGAAGCCGGTTCTGCCGTCGCTGACTGAACGTGCAGAAGCGTTCCTGAACGCCGAACTGAGCTGGGACAGCATCGCCACGCCGCTGCTGAACCACAAAGTGAGCAGCTTCAAGGCGCTGTATAACCGTATTGAAACCAAACAGGTGGAAGCGCTGGTAGAAGCGTCTAAAGAAGAAGTGAAGGCGCTGAATTCCACGCCGGTAACCGGCCCGCTGGCGGACGATCCGATTCAGGAGACCATCACCTTTGATGACTTCGCGAAGGTGGATATGCGCATCGCGCTGATTGAGAAAGCGGAATTCGTAGAAGGCTCCGACAAGCTGCTGCGCCTGACGCTTGACCTCGGGGGCGAGAAACGCAACGTCTTCTCTGGTATTCGTACCGCTTATCCTGACCCGTCGAAGCTGGAAGGTCGCCTGACCGTGATGGTGGCCAACCTCGCCCCACGTAAGATGCGCTTTGGTGTCTCTGAAGGGATGGTGATGGCCGCAGGTCCTGGCGGGAAAGATATCTTCCTGCTGAGCCCGGACAGCGGTGCCCAGCCGGGCATGGCGGTTAAGTAA
- the apbC gene encoding iron-sulfur cluster carrier protein ApbC, with the protein MNSQSPSSKSPEQLRAMVAGTLANFQHPTLKHNLTALKALHHVAMLDDTLHVELQMPFAWQSGFDALKETCSSDLLRITGAKAVDWKLHHHIATLKRVKNQPGVNGVKNIIAVSSGKGGVGKSTTAVNVALALAAEGAKVGILDADIYGPSIPTMLGAEHERPTSPDGKHMAPIVAHGLATNSIGYLVTDENAMVWRGPMASKALMQMLQETLWPDLDYLVIDMPPGTGDIQLTLAQNIPVTGAMVVTTPQDIALIDARKGIVMFEKVEVPVVGIVENMSIHICSNCGHQEPIFGTGGAEKLAQQYHTTLLGQLPLHITLREDLDAGKPTVINRPESDITTLYRELAGRVAAQLYWNGEVIPSEIAFRAV; encoded by the coding sequence ATGAATTCGCAATCCCCGTCCAGCAAGTCCCCGGAACAGCTACGCGCGATGGTCGCCGGGACCCTGGCCAATTTTCAGCACCCTACCTTGAAGCACAATCTCACCGCGTTGAAGGCGCTGCACCATGTGGCGATGCTTGACGACACGCTGCACGTCGAGCTACAGATGCCGTTCGCCTGGCAAAGCGGGTTTGACGCCCTGAAAGAGACCTGCAGTTCAGACCTGCTGCGGATCACCGGCGCGAAAGCGGTGGACTGGAAGCTGCATCACCACATTGCCACGCTTAAGCGGGTTAAGAACCAGCCCGGCGTTAACGGCGTAAAAAATATCATTGCCGTTAGCTCCGGCAAAGGCGGCGTGGGGAAATCGACCACTGCGGTAAACGTGGCGCTGGCTTTAGCGGCAGAAGGGGCCAAAGTCGGTATTCTCGATGCCGATATTTATGGCCCGTCGATCCCAACCATGCTGGGCGCTGAGCACGAACGCCCAACGTCCCCGGACGGCAAGCACATGGCGCCAATCGTGGCGCATGGCCTGGCGACCAACTCGATTGGTTACCTCGTCACCGACGAAAACGCCATGGTCTGGCGCGGCCCGATGGCCAGCAAGGCTTTGATGCAGATGCTGCAGGAAACCCTGTGGCCTGACCTGGATTACCTGGTCATCGATATGCCGCCGGGTACCGGTGATATCCAGCTGACGCTGGCGCAGAACATCCCGGTTACCGGGGCGATGGTGGTCACCACGCCGCAGGACATCGCGCTGATTGACGCCCGCAAAGGGATCGTGATGTTCGAGAAAGTTGAGGTGCCGGTCGTGGGCATTGTAGAGAATATGAGCATTCATATTTGCAGCAACTGCGGCCATCAGGAGCCTATCTTCGGTACGGGCGGCGCTGAGAAGCTGGCGCAGCAGTATCACACGACTTTGCTGGGCCAGCTGCCGCTGCACATTACGCTGCGTGAAGACCTGGATGCCGGTAAGCCGACGGTCATCAACCGCCCGGAAAGCGACATCACCACGCTGTACCGTGAGCTGGCCGGCCGCGTGGCCGCTCAGCTTTACTGGAACGGGGAAGTGATCCCGAGCGAGATCGCCTTCAGAGCGGTGTGA
- a CDS encoding GNAT family N-acetyltransferase produces the protein MILRLWQESDRPFLRTLYLHARRKAWPWLDSSAWQLEDFDSSTQDERIWVAEENGHRIGFASVWVQDNFLHNLFVSPESQGTGAGKALLEKVQSEFTGTGSLKCLAKNEHAIEFYRRNGWHIEAPGDGPDGEYYLLHYVLK, from the coding sequence TTGATACTACGACTTTGGCAAGAATCTGACCGTCCCTTCCTACGTACCCTTTATCTCCACGCCCGCCGAAAAGCCTGGCCCTGGCTGGACAGCAGCGCCTGGCAGCTTGAAGACTTTGACAGTTCCACTCAGGATGAACGCATCTGGGTAGCCGAAGAAAACGGGCACCGCATTGGCTTCGCTTCCGTCTGGGTGCAGGACAACTTTTTGCATAACCTGTTCGTCAGCCCGGAATCTCAGGGGACGGGTGCGGGCAAGGCGCTGCTGGAGAAAGTGCAGAGTGAATTTACCGGCACGGGATCGTTAAAGTGCCTGGCGAAAAATGAACACGCGATTGAGTTTTATCGGCGTAACGGCTGGCATATAGAAGCGCCGGGAGACGGGCCAGACGGCGAGTATTATTTACTGCATTATGTGCTGAAGTAG